In one Apostichopus japonicus isolate 1M-3 chromosome 18, ASM3797524v1, whole genome shotgun sequence genomic region, the following are encoded:
- the LOC139959121 gene encoding uncharacterized protein isoform X2, whose protein sequence is MMVTSCDELTASGGSILPSLTKLKNKAIPLDERVHLYSSLAEEFQKDDISSLLHDLGQQGSALVNHFCQDIQSDRKDLNQASLRILGLCLHYEEIAKSFTDSNSSAILTDLCSTILKTEDKSTCTRALWCLSRQQLPGSVIQKELHNILCATEHVLQKNKFQSMTSEYEAVNLLIRLLEQLPDVMSCHTTRWAPLLFPLTVHSAHKIREKAHQAIQLAMPSLRKHQSELAPSLVSSLKSTMLVDMAELFSNKQERYVLQMWKLCVELLEKALHKGGSLINLMLRIVEQGFKHGYPEIKRDSFEAWKVLIDNFTLDLDVLSNAKRLKLLMQPFLATSTKQESVALAKFDAWWYLCTALGPRLSSNFEVVVVPLLQFSLGLTKPSGYPSAASTPSGSHRHQMQSIHSGGFKALVMSSPATTPRINLSSPCMSSDPYNSLVLRGIIVLCKMLTNQDVSVSDDRLHCKISNLLPALSIPVLSKVAMAFIKIISSLIPIVCDTVQEHGKLMEDEMCIEMFSALTQHVKNVLENSKKQDNAEMFGSFLHHLQTLINEVDMEPTSLVKFMSSLKCLPVKVLSSSAYLSGNVGCVLHGTPTLFLLELLLGPKLVKSSTEERYFILLEYLIECGVSNQSSVLGFTNSYLVLLDKVAADLSNKEIVWRMWSALATPLLEHILQTNEVNQGDSFEHDFSALIACLLFPVQKILPFAFPLQTTKALLKTWTDLYQAFSRCAAMVTTAEDNQCCQDLCTKICSFVIDGHLTMNLPFMEVVFHLCKVMVDSVDYSSYTNQNTGMQSPITTVKWNKRKHKPLRNLSSLVKLLSHVIIAFHKHRSDETTSFLGKSDQTYLASWTSIVTNCCHTITALFSHISRMSLLQQLIGKLAKPLSGFYGNNNGFPTTDVYKNNLLPKLDKLWQEVLMAIQSRYPGPYDSEALEFFEPILEATLTTPHRSIRNHTLLFWNATFAKATLLNYSDGMKICLQRVKEKSDMTLPDWTDIDITEDESCLPVSEIGSQSHLLPSSMSPSPRKIHGSFLQRPAEARQLFVSSSPFKSPTRPAAQQVNNKPSPAKAKIPARRKLNIEEESTQDFVFISPSPKKKQILTEHQKEIRQSKRVIPALYNDLEQSQDTQTFSELTSTESQLPERSSLSIADVTKETTSLTDAFAALKRSEVTSDEDVPTYKIPSRDSVEVVGKKKVKFADNVQEKEKQHITDRSTDDFVAKMNEKIKSLKSTIRTNQKEPSQMSVTVVGETQIDGQEEKVEERAESNLNIVESNEEKIDPDTTANGEQILEKYDDLEEGINAEEVENADVIPETQFDQEMPLTAEMSEITLKDPLEATPEMTSDLTGVATNESLETSQTTPTGNSFPFQVADDLDLSDVTCCDNKVSPDIKISTPLIKVHKLDLSKLETEPKGETDYLRKAGQNTPVITLSPTGSQTPNETPRFRRYKSEEIQSRSLRSGGKVRKWHSFEDPSGDSPETESFSPMDVNVKALLVSPLPFDPISDKADLDGIQPLDCSFDAEDSEKAVVTQEPATRLEENSERVDKEKNKTPLRRGKRQRKRKEFSDFVTPKKLLSVLHQDEEQMTEDGKVLGDGETSEMGSEENVEEEKRPVDEEEMQLEEKEKNKDDERETQTDGGTKEMKECEPEQDEVPVSKVWEPTQELFPMDAAEDIEVSERGLGDEEREGLSKVQGGESESQEAVEKINDRPESEKDVDIEKEVDIEKEERGIGKGNQVGAVEEVEPDVSKEAPLADEKKGRKMLGRRGRKKKNQVTEVIDLCDTQSQETGGNAEGNLTSDQGVEDNGNEGQRSEDLADGEMKEQPVTDKAEMKKQDSGNSGMKISKQGTIQGLRNKKKRGHKPKQEAGRLEKEMNVEDGENNTSRNVKEVVDEKEVESLPKNKNNSVNWKEEMVAEERSSDSEDDIPLTHLRKNAVDVNTEQEIINNEASVDSERKSHSQESLPAVQTRVSTSRSVDRNSQKESNSRRRRRLNRSVSPKIRRNLCEKFLKAKQVSPKSTSFHGFVTRRRSPKRSPKLLRSKGLLGPIHTRLRSKAGHLKRISPKQRKSIRRKNSSQNKSVTSAVATLNDSFDDLVKLSYDGEPMDNVTLESGELEEAKSIDADCSLTREDCNAVTIQGEDVVVTMETNSAQEHVPTSNSTTTSEAGVQDSGSSVDLFQSDSAEDSEENEKTAEVNAEPESLPIVSEENIPKSEKVIENVIVKTGLTNEEDCGEEIIHSSYSPTSLKSNVDDLDSGSQGSTRHAGMQQYLTGEDTDAAKSQPASPVIPVKFAPILYSSPVATAKVTSSSHGSPEVLGIPGVYSPTASPSGGILKKREDGGSNSPSPTNKNRRVKFSEKVSTKEIENCTPSRSEKRRHSSDSSCSSRTSSKLMPSPLVTTTPSRVLNVHSKFITTPSKAADDNIVKTTGSSRHLVGRKSRSPRPKHASKFHHRLQSHTSTPPTQGNSCSQLDSSLDEEDSESQESVFPKLQDCQAPVEEILPQLTSSMWSRGLGQLVRARNIFTIGQLSALTPSEVQSLPIRSPKVSHLKWVLGQYLQRLQSKNQTDNTADKGSKEAENQPSTSGKEDGESSSLSLKRKRHDDDTAPESSEPKKVKLVEQLEKLSNGLSDELRSVSPNELFKAHEHINAMMDAIMNVLKTKYQPSSKPS, encoded by the exons ATCTTTGCAGTACTATTTTGAAAACTGAAGACAAAAGCACATGTACGAGAGCACTATGGTGTCTCTCACGGCAACAGTTGCCAGGCAGTGTAATTCAAAAGGAG CTTCACAACATTCTGTGTGCAACAGAGCACGTATTGCAAAAGAACAAGTTTCAGTCCATGACCTCAGAGTACGAAGCTGTCAATTTGCTCATAAG ACTTTTAGAACAATTACCAGATGTTATGAGTTGCCACACTACCAGATGGGCTCCACTTCTCTTCCCACTAACAGTCCACTCGGCGCACAAGATCAGGGAAAAGGCTCACCAAGCGATTCAACTCGCTATGCCCTCACTAAGGAAGCACCAATCAGAACTGGCGCCCTCTTTGGTCAGTTCTCTCAAGTCGACTATGTTAGTCGATATGGCGGAGTTGTTCTCGAACAAACAGGAGAGATACGTCCTACAAATGTGGAAACTTTGTGTAGAGTTACTTGAAAAG GCGCTTCACAAAGGTGGAAGTCTCATCAATTTGATGCTAAGGATTGTTGAGCAAGGATTCAAACATGGCTACCCGGAGATTAAAAGAGATTCTTTCGAGGCTTGGAAggttttgattgacaacttCACGCTTGATTTAG ATGTTCTCAGTAATGCCAAGAGATTGAAGCTTCTCATGCAGCCGTTCTTAGCCACAAGTACGAAGCAAGAATCGGTCGCTCTCGCTAAATTCGATGCTTGGTGGTATTTGTGTACTGCCTTGGGTCCAAGGTTATCTTCAAACTTTGAAGTG GTTGTAGTACCATTGCTACAATTTTCTCTCGGTTTGACGAAACCTTCTGGTTATCCCTCTGCTGCTTCAACACCCTCTGGCTCTCACAGACATCAAATGCAATCCATTCACTCAg GAGGTTTCAAAGCCTTAGTGATGTCGAGCCCAGCGACGACACCACGCATAAACTTGTCGTCGCCATGCATGAGTTCTGATCCTTACAACTCACTCGTTCTAAGAGGCATCATAGTTCTTTGTAAGATGTTGACCAATCAGGATGTGTCAGTCAGTGACGACAGACTACACTGCAAGATAAGTA ATTTGCTGCCAGCCTTGTCAATCCCTGTTTTATCAAAGGTTGCCATGGCGTTCATCAAGATAATTTCAAGCTTAATTCCCATAGTTTGCGATACTGTACAAGAGCATGGAAAACTCATGGAAG ATGAAATGTGCATCGAAATGTTTAGCGCCCTCACTCAGCATGTGAAGAATGTGTTGGAGAACAGCAAAAAGCAGGACAATGCAGAGATGTTTGGCTCCTTCCTTCACCACCTTCAGACTCTCATCAACGAGGTCGACATGGAACCCACATCCCTCGTG AAATTCATGTCCAGTTTGAAGTGTTTGCCTGTAAAGGTACTCAGCTCATCAGCATATCTCTCTGGAAACGTCGGTTGTGTGCTGCAT GGAACTCCAACATTATTTCTTCTTGAGTTACTCCTTGGTCCTAAACTTGTCAAGTCATCCACAGAAGAAAG GTACTTCATTCTTCTTGAGTACCTAATAGAATGTGGTGTTTCTAACCAGAGTTCTGTGTTAGGATTCACCAATTCTTACCTGGTACTCCTCGATAAAGTAGCAGCAGACCTTAGCAACAAGGAAATCGTCTGGAGAATGTGGAGTGCCTTAGCAACACCTCTTCTGGAGCACATCCTTCAA ACAAATGAAGTTAACCAGGGCGATTCCTTTGAACATGACTTCAGCGCCTTGATTGCCTGTTTGCTCTTCCCTGTACAGAAGATTCTCCCGTTTGCTTTTCCTCTG CAAACTACAAAAGCATTGTTGAAGACATGGACAGACCTGTATCAAGCTTTCTCGAGATGTGCTGCTATGGTAACGACGGCTGAAGATAACCAATGCTGCCAAGATCTTTGCACCAAAATATGCTCTTTTGTCATTGATGGGCACTTAACTATG AATCTACCTTTTATGGAGGTCGTTTTTCACCTGTGTAAGGTGATGGTGGACAGTGTCGACTACTCATCGTACACCAATCAAAACACAGGAATGCAAT CTCCCATTACTACTGTCAAGtggaacaaaagaaaacataagCCACTCAGAAATTTATCTTCTCTTGTAAAATTGCTGAGTCACGTCATCATTGCTTTCCATAAGCACAGAAGCGATGAAACCACATCATTTCTTGGTAAATCTGATCAG ACATATCTGGCATCATGGACTTCTATTGTTACCAACTGCTGTCACACCATCACAGCACTCTTCTCCCACATCAGTAGGATGTCCCTTCTTCAGCAACTTATTGGAAAGCTAGCAAAGCCTCTGAGTGGTTTCTATGGCAACAACAATGG CTTCCCTACAACCGATGTTTACAAAAACAACCTTCTGCCGAAACTGGATAAACTTTGGCAGGAGGTATTGATGGCGATCCAGTCTCGATACCCAGGACCTTACGACTCCGAGGCTCTGGAATTCTTTGAGCCGATTTTAGAAGCCACCTTAACCACTCCACACAGGTCCATCAGAAATCACACGTTACTCTTCTGGAATGCAACGTTTGCCAAAGCGACTTTGTTAAATTATTCCGATGGAATGAA GATTTGTTTACAAAGAGTGAAAGAGAAAAGTGACATGACTCTACCTGATTGGACGGATATTGACATCACAGAAGATGAATCTTGTTTGCCTGTGTCAGAG ATTGGCTCTCAATCACATCTATTGCCATCATCCATGAGTCCCTCACCTCGAAAGATCCACGGCAGTTTCCTGCAACGTCCCGCCGAGGCCAGACAGCTGTTTGTGTCTTCTTCACCATTCAAATCACCGACAAGGCCCGCAGCGCAGCAGGTCAACAATAAACCATCTCCTGCTAAGGCAAAGATACCTGCTCGGAGAAAACTCAATATTGAAGAGGAGAGCACCCAG GATTTTGTATTCATCTCTCCATCACCAAAGAAGAAGCAAATACTCACAGAACACCAAAAAGAAATACGTCAATCTAAACGAGTAATTCCTGCTCTCTATAACGACTTGGAGCAGTCACAAGACACTCAGACATTCTCTGAACTGACTTCCACTGAAAGCCAGTTACCTGAAAG aTCATCTTTGAGCATAGCGGATGTAACCAAGGAAACCACTTCTTTAACGGATGCATTCGCTGCACTTAAAAGATCAGAGGTCACTTCAGACGAAGATGTACCCACTTATAAGATCCCAAGCAGGGACTCGGTGGAGGTCGTCGGGAAAAAGAAAGTCAAATTTGCAGATAACGTCCAGGAAAAGGAGAAACAACATATTACGGATAGAAGCACGGATGACTTTGTGGCTAAAATGAACGAGAAGATCAAATCACTCAAGAGTACCATCAGAACCAATCAGAAGGAACCTTCCCAGATGTCAGTCACGGTTGTAGGTGAGACTCAGATTGATGGTCAAGAAGAGAAGGTAGAGGAGAGGGCAGAAAGCAATCTAAATATCGTTGAGTCTAACGAAGAGAAAATAGATCCGGATACTACCGCAAACGGTGAACAGATATTAGAAAAATACGATGACTTAGAAGAAGGAATAAATGCAGAGGAAGTAGAGAATGCTGACGTTATTCCCGAAACACAGTTTGATCAGGAAATGCCACTGACTGCCGAAATGTCAGAGATAACATTGAAGGACCCCTTAGAGGCAACCCCAgagatgacctctgacctcacGGGAGTAGCGACAAATGAATCGTTAGAGACATCGCAAACGACGCCGACGGGAAACTCTTTTCCTTTCCAAGTAGCAGACGATTTAGATCTCAGCGATGTAACTTGTTGCGACAACAAAGTGTCTCCCGATATCAAAATCTCTACTCCGCTGATCAAGGTTCACAAACTGGACTTGTCGAAATTGGAAACGGAGCCCAAAGGAGAGACAGATTACCTGAGAAAAGCTGGACAGAACACACCCGTTATCACTCTCAGTCCGACAGGGAGTCAGACCCCGAATGAAACCCCAAGATTCAGAAGGTACAAGTCGGAGGAAATCCAAAGTAGGAGCTTACGTTCCGGAGGAAAAGTGCGGAAGTGGCATTCATTTGAGGATCCCAGTGGTGATTCGCCCGAGACGGAGTCTTTCTCTCCGATGGACGTCAATGTGAAAGCTCTTTTGGTTAGTCCCTTGCCATTCGATCCTATTTCCGATAAAGCAGATTTGGACGGTATTCAGCCACTAGACTGCAGTTTTGATGCAGAGGATTCTGAGAAAGCTGTCGTCACTCAGGAACCAGCAACAAGACTGGAGGAAAATTCAGAACGAGTTGACAAGGAGAAAAATAAGACCCCGTTGAGGCGAGGTAAACggcaaagaaagagaaaagagttCTCTGATTTTGTGACACCAAAGAAACTACTGTCTGTGCTTCATCAAGATGAGGAGCAAATGACAGAAGATGGTAAGGTGTTGGGAGATGGGGAAACATCAGAGATGGGGagtgaagaaaatgtggaggaGGAGAAGAGGCCAGTGGATGAAGAGGAGATGCAACtggaagagaaagagaagaatAAAGATGATGAAAGGGAGACTCAGACAGACGGAGGGACGAAGGAAATGAAAGAATGCGAACCAGAACAGGATGAAGTGCCGGTCAGCAAAGTTTGGGAACCAACCCAAGAGCTATTTCCTATGGACGCAGCTGAAGACATTGAAGTTTCAGAGAGAGGTTTAGGCGATGAGGAGAGAGAGGGACTGAGCAAAGTCCAGGGGGGTGAAAGTGAATCTCAGGAAGCAGTAGAGAAGATCAACGATAGACCTGAAAGTGAGAAAGATGTTGATATAGAAAAAGAGGTTGATATTGAAAAAGAGGAACGTGGGATCGGGAAAGGGAATCAAGTGGGAGCGGTGGAAGAAGTAGAGCCAGATGTTTCAAAGGAGGCTCCTCTCGCAGATGAGAAGAAAGGGAGGAAAATGCTGGGCAGGAGaggaagaaagaagaagaatcaAGTCACAGAGGTGATTGATTTATGCGACACACAGTCTCAAGAAACCGGAGGGAACGCTGAAGGCAATCTTACCAGTGATCAGGGTGTGGAGGATAACGGcaatgaaggtcaaaggtcagaggaTCTCGCAGACGGGGAGATGAAAGAACAGCCTGTCACTGACAAAGCAGAAATGAAAAAACAGGATTCAGGAAACTCTGGAATGAAAATATCCAAGCAGGGTACGATACAAGGTCTccgaaataaaaagaaaagaggaCACAAACCTAAGCAAGAGGCAGGAAGACTAGAGAAAGAGATGAATGTAGAAGATGGAGAAAATAATACTTCCAGGAATGTGAAAGAAGTTGTAGATGAGAAAGAAGTGGAGAGTTTGCCaaagaataaaaacaacagTGTCAATTGGAAAGAAGAAATGGTTGCCGAAGAGAGAAGTTCCGATTCTGAAGATGACATACCACTCACACATCTGCGAAAGAATGCCGTTGATGTTAATACGGAGCAAGAGATTATCAATAACGAGGCTTCTGTAGACTCTGAGAGAAAGAGTCATAGCCAGGAATCCCTACCGGCTGTCCAAACTCGAGTTTCGACAAGTAGGTCAGTAGACAGGAATTCTCAAAAGGAAAGTAATTCAAGAAGGCGTAGGAGGTTAAATCGAAGTGTGTCGCCCAAAATTAGGAGAAATCTATGCGAAAAGTTCTTGAAGGCAAAGCAAGTGTCTCCAAAATCGACTTCATTCCATGGATTTGTCACGAGGAGGAGATCACCCAAACGTAGCCCCAAGTTGCTAAGGAGTAAAGGGTTACTAGGACCCATACACACAAGACTGAGGTCCAAGGCTGGTCATCTGAAAAGAATCTCGCCAAAACAGAGGAAATCCATAAGGAGGAAAAACTCTAGCCAAAATAAGAGTGTAACGTCGGCGGTTGCGACACTCAACGATTCCTTTGATGATCTGGTTAAACTCAGTTATGACGGTGAGCCTATGGATAATGTTACCTTGGAGAGCGGAGAGTTGGAAGAAGCCAAATCGATTGATGCAGACTGTAGTCTTACAAGAGAAGATTGCAATGCTGTCACTATTCAGGGAGAGGATGTTGTGGTTACCATGGAAACTAACAGTGCTCAAGAACACGTTCCTACTAGTAACAGTACGACTACTTCAGAAGCAGGGGTACAGGATTCCGGTTCTAGTGTGGATCTCTTTCAAAGTGATAGCGCGGAAGATTCCGAGGAAAATGAGAAAACAGCTGAAGTTAATGCAGAACCTGAATCACTGCCAATAGTGTCTGAAGAAAATATCCCCAAAAGTGAAAAAgttattgaaaatgttatcgTAAAAACGGGGTTGACCAATGAAGAAGATTGTGGCGAAGAGATAATTCATAGTAGTTATAGTCCTACAAGCTTAAAGTCAAACGTTGACGACTTGGATAGTGGTAGTCAAGGAAGTACAAGGCATGCTGGGATGCAGCAGTACCTAACAGGGGAAGATACCGATGCTGCAAAGTCGCAACCTGCCTCACCAGTAATACCGGTGAAATTTGCCCCCATACTTTACAGTTCACCAGTAGCAACTGCCAAGGTCACATCATCCAGTCATGGTTCCCCTGAGGTGCTTGGTATTCCAGGAGTTTACTCACCCACCGCATCACCGAGTGGAGGAATTCTCAAGAAGAGGGAGGATGGTGGAAGCAATTCGCCGTCACCAACCAATAAG AATCGTCGGGTCAAATTTTCGGAGAAGGTCAGTACGAAGGAGATTGAGAACTGTACTCCAAGCCGTTCAGAGAAGAGGAGACACTCAAGCGATTCATCCTGTTCCTCAAGGACAAGCTCCAAATTAATGCCATCGCCCCTGGTTACCACCACCCCTTCAAGAGTACTAAATGTTCACTCTAAA TTTATAACAACTCCTTCCAAAGCAGCTGATGATAATATTGTAAAGACCACTGGCAGCTCCAGACACTTGGTTGGGAGAAAGTCTAGATCGCCAAGACCGAAGCATGCG TCGAAATTTCATCATCGTCTCCAGTCGCATACTTCAACGCCACCAACTCAGGGTAACTCCTGTAGCCAATTGGACAGTTCTTTAGACGAAGAAGACAGCGAATCACAGGAGAGTGTTTTCCCAAAGCTGCAAGACTGCCAAGCGCCCGTTGAAGAGATTCTACCTCAGCTGACGTCTTCGATGTGGTCCAGAGGTCTGGGCCAATTGGTCCGCGCCAGGAATATATTTACCATCGGCCAGTTGTCTGCTCTCACCCCATCGGAGGTTCAGTCATTGCCGATCAGATCGCCTAAAGTGAGTCACCTCAAGTGGGTCCTCGGTCAATACTTACAGAGGCTTCAGTCCAAGAACCAAACAGACAATACTGCTGACAAGGGAAGCAAGGAAGCAGAGAACCAACCCAGTACATCAG GAAAGGAAGATGGTGAGTCCTCCAGCTTAAGTTTGAAGAGGAAACGCCATGACGATGATACAGCGCCGGAATCTTCCGAACCAAAGAAAGTGAAATTAGTCGAACAGCTTGAGAAGCTCAGCAATGGCTTAAGTGACGAGCTGAGATCTGTGTCCCCAAATGAACTGTTTAAAGCTCACGAGCATATCAATGCCATGATGGATGCGATAATGAAcgtattgaaaaccaaatatcaACCCTCTTCAAAGCCGTCGTaa